A genomic segment from Peromyscus maniculatus bairdii isolate BWxNUB_F1_BW_parent chromosome 11, HU_Pman_BW_mat_3.1, whole genome shotgun sequence encodes:
- the Dsel gene encoding dermatan-sulfate epimerase-like protein, translating to MALMFTGHFLFLILMVFSFSTCEESVSNYSGWAVFTDDIQQFKNHKVQDFKPNQKLHPNLYFDSGDIQTMRQKSRTSHLHLFRAIKSAVTIMLSNPTYYLPPPKHADFAAKWNEIYGNNLPPLALYCLLCPEDKVAFEFVLEYMDRMVSYKDWLVENAPGDEVPVGHSLTGFATAFDFLYNLLSNHRKQKYLEKIRIVTEEMYEYSKIRSWGKQLLHNHQATNMIALLIGALVAGVDKGSKTNIWKQDVVDVMEKTMFLLNHIVDGSLDEGVAYGSYTSKSVTQYVFLAQRHFNINNLDNNWLKMHFWFYYATLLPGYQRTIGVADSNYNWFYGPESQLVFLDKFILRNGAGNWLAQQIRKHRPKDGPMVPSTSQRWSTLHTEYIWYDPKLTPQPPVDFGTAKMHTFPNWGVVTYGAGLPNTQTNTFVSFKSGKLGGRAVYDIVHFQPYSWIDGWRSFNPGHEHPDQNSFTFAPNGQVFVSEALYGPKLSHLNNVLVFAPSPSSQCNKPWEGQLGECAQWLKWTGEEVGDAAGEVITASQHGEMMFVSGEAVSAYSSSMRLKSVYRALLLLNSQTLLVVDHIERQETSPINLVSAFFHNLDIDFKYIPYRFMNRYNGAMMDVWDAHYKMFWFDHHGNTPVANIQEAEQAAEFKKRWTQFVNVTFHMESTITRIAYVFYGPYINVSSCRFIDSSTSGLQISLNVNNTEHSVSVVTDYQNLKSRFDYLGFGGFASVANQGQITRFGLGTQAIVNPVRYDRVIFPFGFKFNIAIGFILCISLVILTLQWWFYLSFRKLMRCVLMLVIALWFIELLDVWSTCTQPICAKWTRTETKANEKTIISEGKHIDLPDVVITSLPGSGADILKQLFFNSSDFLYIRIPTAYIDIPETELEIDSFVDACEWKVSDIHTGHFRLLRGWLLSLVHDTKLHLQNIHLHETSRNKLVQYFAANKDKKRKLKRRESLQEQRSRMKGAFDRDAEYIRALRRHLVYYPSARPVLSLSSGSWTLKLHFFQEVLGTSMRALYIVRDPRAWIYSMLYGSKPSLYSLKNVPEHLAKLFKIEEGKSKCNFNSGYAFEYESLKKELETSQSNTVSLLSHLWLANTAAALRINTDLLPTSYQLVKFEDIVHFPQKTTESIFAFLGIPLSPASLNQILFATSTNLFYLPYEGEISPSNTNIWKKNLPRDEIKLIENICWTLMDRLGYPKFMD from the coding sequence ATGGCGTTAATGTTTACAGGACATTTCCTATTTTTAATATTGATGGTGTTTAGTTTTTCTACTTGTGAAGAATCTGTGAGCAATTACTCTGGATGGGCAGTTTTCACAGATGATATACAACAATTTAAGAATCATAAAGTACAAGATTTCAAGCCCAACCAAAAACTTCATCCAAATTTGTATTTTGATTCTGGGGATATACAAACAATGAGACAAAAATCTCGTACAAGCCATTTACATCTTTTTAGAGCTATCAAAAGTGCAGTGACAATTATGCTGTCTAATCCAACATACTACCTACCTCCACCCAAGCATGCTGATTTTGCTGCCAAGTGGAATGAAATATATGGTAATAATCTTCCTCCTTTAGCACTGTATTGTTTATTATGTCCAGAAGACAAAGTTGCCTTTGAATTTGTCTTGGAATACATGGACAGGATGGTTAGCTACAAAGACTGGCTAGTTGAGAATGCCCCAGGGGATGAGGTTCCAGTTGGTCATTCTTTAACAGGCTTTGCCACTGCCTTTGACTTTTTGTATAATCTGTTAAGTAATCATCGAAAACAAAAATACCTAGAAAAAATACGGATAGTTACTGAGGAAATGTATGAATATTCCAAGATTCGATCATGGGGCAAACAACTTCTTCATAACCACCAAGCTACAAATATGATAGCATTACTCATAGGGGCCTTGGTTGCTGGAGTAGATAAAGGATCTAAAACAAACATATGGAAACAAGATGTTGTTGATGTTATGGAAAAGACTATGTTTCTCTTGAATCATATTGTAGATGGCTCTTTGGATGAAGGTGTGGCCTATGGAAGCTATACCTCAAAATCAGTTACACAGTATGTTTTCTTGGCACAACGCCATTTTAACATCAACAACTTGGATAATAACTGGTTAAAAATGCACTTTTGGTTTTATTATGCTACACTTTTGCCAGGCTATCAAAGGACTATAGGTGTAGCAGATTCCAATTATAATTGGTTTTATGGGCCAGAGAGCCAGCTAGTTTTCTTGGATAAGTTCATTTTAAGAAATGGAGCTGGAAATTGGTTAGCTCAGCAAATTAGAAAGCATCGACCTAAGGATGGACCAATGgttccttccacttcccaaaggTGGAGTACTCTTCATACTGAATACATCTGGTATGATCCAAAGCTTACCCCACAGCCTCCTGTTGACTTTGGCACAGCTAAAATGCACACATTTCCTAACTGGGGTGTTGTGACTTATGGAGCTGGACTGCCAAATACACAGACCAATACCTTTGTGTCTTTTAAATCTGGGAAACTGGGAGGACGAGCTGTGTATGACATAGTTCACTTTCAGCCATATTCCTGGATTGATGGATGGAGAAGCTTTAACCCAGGTCATGAACATCCAGATCAAAATTCATTTACTTTTGCTCCCAATGGGCAAGTATTTGTTTCTGAGGCTCTTTATGGACCAAAGTTGAGCCACCTTAACAATGTATTGGTGTTTGCCCCATCACCATCAAGCCAGTGTAATAAGCCCTGGGAAGGTCAACTGGGAGAATGTGCACAGTGGCTCAAGTGGACTGGTGAAGAGGTTGGTGATGCAGCTGGGGAAGTTATTACTGCTTCACAACATGGAGAAATGATGTTTGTGAGTGGGGAAGCAGTGTCTGCTTATTCTTCATCAATGAGACTAAAAAGTGTCTATCGTGCTTTACTTCTCTTAAATTCTCAAACTCTACTTGTTGTTGACCACATTGAAAGGCAGGAAACTTCCCCAATAAATTTGGTCAGTGCCTTCTTTCATAATTTGGATATTGATTTTAAATACATCCCATACAGGTTTATGAATAGGTATAATGGTGCCATGATGGATGTGTGGGATGCACACTATAAAATGTTTTGGTTTGACCATCATGGCAACACTCCTGTGGCTAATATACAGGAAGCAGAACAAGCTGCTGAATTTAAGAAAAGGTGGACTCAGTTTGTTAATGTTACATTTCATATGGAATCCACAATCACAAGAATTGCTTATGTATTTTATGGCCCATATATCAATGTTTCCAGCTGCAGATTTATTGACAGTTCCACTTCTGGACTTCAGATTTCTCTAAATGTCAATAATACTGAACATAGTGTTTCTGTTGTAACTGACTATCAAAACCTGAAGAGTAGATTCGATTACCTGGGATTTGGTGGTTTTGCCAGTGTGGCTAATCAAGGCCAAATAACCCGATTCGGTTTGGGGACTCAAGCAATAGTAAACCCTGTAAGATATGATAGAGTTATTTTCCCTTTTGGGTTTAAATTTAATATAGCAATTGGATTCATTTTGTGTATTAGTTTGGTTATTTTAACTCTTCAGTGGTGGTTCTACCTTTCTTTTAGAAAGTTAATGCGCTGTGTGTTAATGCTTGTTATTGCCTTGTGGTTTATTGAGCTTCTGGATGTGTGGAGCACTTGCACTCAGCCCATCTGTGCAAAATGGACAAGGACTGAAACCAAGGCAAATGAGAAGACCATAATTTCTGAAGGGAAGCATATAGATCTGCCTGATGTTGTTATTACCTCACTCCCTGGTTCAGGAGCTGACATTCTCAAACAGCTTTTTTTCAACAGTAGTGATTTTCTCTACATCAGAATCCCTACAGCCTACATTGATATTCCCGAAACTGAACTTGAAATTGACTCATTTGTAGATGCTTGTGAATGGAAAGTATCAGATATCCATACTGGGCATTTCCGTCTTCTTCGAGGGTGGCTCCTATCTTTGGTCCACGACACAAAACTGCACTTGCAAAACATTCATCTACATGAAACCAGTAGGAATAAACTGGTCCAATATTTTGCAGCTAATAAAGACAAAAAACGAAAATTGAAAAGGAGGGAGTCTTTGCAAGAACAAAGAAGTAGAATGAAAGGAGCTTTTGATAGAGATGCTGAATATATTAGGGCTTTGAGAAGACATCTTGTTTATTACCCAAGTGCTCGACCTGTGCTTAGTTTAAGTAGTGGTAGCTGGACATTGAAGCTTCATTTTTTTCAGGAAGTTTTAGGAACTTCGATGCGGGCATTGTACATAGTAAGAGACCCTCGAGCCTGGATCTATTCAATGCTATATGGTAGTAAACCAAgtctttattctttgaaaaatgtaCCAGAGCATTTagcaaaattgtttaaaatagaGGAAGGTAAAAGTAAATGTAACTTTAATTCAGGCTATGCTTTTGAGTATGAATCACTGAAGAAAGAATTAGAAACATCCCAATCAAATACTGTCTCCTTACTATCTCATTTGTGGCTAGCCAACACTGCAGCTGCTTTGAGAATAAATACAGATTTGCTGCCTACCAGCTACCAGCTGGTCAAGTTTGAAGATATTGTTCATTTTCCTCAAAAGACAACTGAAAGTATTTTTGCTTTCCTTGGAATTCCTTTGTCTCCTGCTAGTTTAAACCAAATATTGTTTGCCACTTCCACAAACCTTTTTTATCTTCCTTATGAGGGGGAAATATCACCATCTAATActaatatttggaaaaaaaacttGCCTAGAGATGAAATTAAACTAATTGAAAATATCTGCTGGACACTGATGGATCGTCTAGGATATCCAAAGTTTATGGACTAA